Genomic window (Prosthecochloris aestuarii DSM 271):
CGACCGTCATCAGCTATCGTTACGATCTGCCGTTTGAAGACGCGGGTGCTCACGACGGCTGGTACGATGCGGCAAGTCTTGATTTCAATCTTATGGCCGGGAGTGTCAACTTTTTTGGCGAGGCAGCCGTAACCGGTCGTGAAAGATACCTGTCGTGGATAGCCGGTGCAGCAATTCCATTGACGGCAACAATCGAGTCGGTGATTGCCGTCAGGGATTACCACAGCAGGTATTTTTCACCCTTTGCCGGTGCTTTTGCCGAGAGAGCTGATGACGGGGCCAATGAGGAGGGCTATTATGTCGGCATTGAGGCCAGGCTGTTGAAGAACCTTCGGGTTGGCGCATATTACGATATTTTCAGGTTTCCGGAGCTGAGCAGTTATTACGGGCTTCCTTCGACGGGTGACGAGGCAAAAATTTTTCTGACCTGGAAGCAGTCGCCATCGGTGACGCTCGACCTGCTCCTGCAGAACCAGTACAAGGAGAAAGCGAAAAAACTGGAGGACCTTTCGGGGCTCGAATACTACACGCTGGTTCCCCTCAACGCCAACCGGGTCCGCCTGGACCTCATTACCCGTCTTTCCCGGAGCCTGACGATGAAGACGAGGGGCGAAGTGAAGTTCGTCGAAGGAACATATCCCGACGAGACCGATCACTCGAAAGGGTGGCTGCTTTACGAACAGGCAGCCTGGCGGAAAGGGCCGCTGAAACTGACAGCAAGATACTCCAGGTTTCACACCGAGAACTTTGACTCAGCGATCTACGTCTACGAAAACGACCTTCCACTGGTGTTCAACCTGAAGTCCTACTATGGCAGGGGAGAGGCCTTCTTCGCCCTGCTTTCGATGGAGCTGATGAAAAATTTCGACCTGTCGGCGCGCTACGAAAAAGCGTGGTACGCCAATCGTGACGTCTACAGCAGCGGCAACGACCTGAGGCCGACAAGCAGTCCGTCCTCGTGGCATGTGGGGTGTGCGTTGCGGTTTTAATGTATAGGGGGAAGTCTGGAGTGCCGTGTAAGAAACGTTACCCGCCAACCTTGTTGTATGCCGCCTCAATGTATGGCTTTATCAGCTCAAAGTCTTGTTCCGAAGAAAGAGTGAATTCAGTATCACCCGTGCCATAGTGCCCGATTTCGGTAACATCGCGATAGAACTTTGGCGGCGACTCAACATTGGTGGCACTCAGTTTTACGAAAAGCTTAATGTTTCGACTCTGCGGCTCCATGCAGACAATGTTTTGAGAAATCTTATAAGCAACATAGAATTTCTTTGGTACTTCCTCGATAGCCGGATCAATCCCGACAATAAACTCCCGAATGCTGTGCATGAGGGACTGGATGTGCGCTGGCTTTCCTTCAAGGTGTTCGTCGAATTCATACGTGGCTATAGCGCGAACCTGAGCAGCCTTTTTCCCGGCCTCCACCATGACAGGGTTCTTTCCTCCATAGACAGAAGACGGAGATGCGGTGACTTTTGTTGCCTGGAACACCTCTTCAAGATAAATAGATTCATTTTTGAACAGGCGGTACTTCCATAGTTCTATATTTGCACCCATCACTTGAACCGCATGTACGTCATATTTCTTATAGTTCGGTGCAATGCAGATAACACGAACATCTGACCAGTCTACTTCGACGCCGTTTCCAAGTTTCCGCTGAACTGCAATTTCAAAATCGCCCTTGTGATCTTGAATCCAGTGGAGGTAGAACAGGCTCTGGTTTATAAGCTCGGAAGATTCAACTTTCTTGTATTCGATAATTACGGGATTGTTGTCCTCTGACAATGCGAGGCTGTCTATGCGCCCAGCATGTAACGCACCCGTTGAGAATTCTGAGGCAACAAAACGGCAGTTAAACACCGTCGCAAGATTCCTTTCGATAAGCGTCTGCAGTTCCTTCTCCAGAGCGAAGTTCGCTTGCTCTACAGGAGAAAGGGTTTTCCCGGACATCTCAAATAGTGGCATTACGAAAGGTTCTCCTGTTCTTTCTCAAGCTTCTAACGCTGCTAATCAGCCGACGCAAAATACCGCTCGGCTGAATTAGCTTTGTTAATGTGGTTTTATGCTTATGACGGCAAAGTCTCTATCATAGGAAACTTATGAAGATCTTTATCCCAATTTGCTTTGCTGGAAATAAAAATGTGAGCGGTAGGTGTGATGTGAATATCACAATCAAGGCTTCCAGCAGGAACCACCAGAAGTTCACCTCCCATTTGAATGTTTGGAAGTGCCGAGCCACAAATTGAGCAAAATGATTTTTTGTGTTGGGTTGAAGGCAATGTAAAATTTGTGACCTTATCGACTCCTGACAACCATTTCAACTTGGCAGTAGAAGAAAAAAGATTGGCTCCATGAGCTGAACCTGTATCTTTTCGACATCGACTACAATGGCAAAGATAAAAATTATCAAAATCACCTTCTATTTCGAAAGTGACCTCACCACAAAGGCATGATCCTGACTTTATACTCATAGATTAAACTCCCCATAATAGTGACTCATGCAGATCTGAATAGTTGTACGCTACAAATACTTTTATTTGGGGTTGGATATCTGCAGATTTGCCATTTGAAGCAAGAAAAGATGACTCTTATACTACTTATGCGGCTTACGCATAATTCTGCCACAAATTATTTTCTTTCAACATTCCTTCACAATTTCGCCATCCCGGCTGATAATTACAAGCATATTTCCTGCTTGGCTCCCTGTCTGACTTTCACGCTTGACGCCACACATTGACCGTTCTCCTTTACTGAATGACGCCGGTTTTTCCTGGTTTGAATGTACGATGTTTTGTCTGTTTTTGATACTATTCAACAACGTCCCCTACTCTTCCCTTGATGTAGAGGATCTTGCCGAGATATGGGACTACATAGCATTCGAAATATGTGGAGTCCTAACTTCCGATTACAGACGTGTTCCCTGACGTTGACAACGCTAACCTGCGTTGCAACGGTGCTTGGGAAGAAGTTTTGTATCGAGCTGGCGGGATGAGACCTGCTATCGCGGGTATCGTTTTTTCGTGAAAAATACTTTGTGGTTAGAGTGCCATTCTTTACCTTGAGAAAGAGGTAGTCCTGTAAGCTGTGATGATAGAACAATAACCATACCTCCAGATACGGAAACACGAACACAATCCGGAGTAACTTCCCGGGAGGGACAGCGCCATTCTCCGAAACTTCTGGAGTCAATGCGTCATGCACTGTATGTTCGGCACTATAGCAACAGGACAACAGATATTTATTGCACTTGGACCAGGCGTTTTGTTCGCTTTCATAATCTCCGGCATCCAAAGGAGATGGGCGAAACGGAAATCAATGCTTTTCTGACGCATCTTGCCGTGGAGGAAAAGGTGAGTTCATCAACACAGAATCAGGCATTGAGCGCATTGTTAATTTCTTTACCGGCATGTAATAGGTAAAGAAATCGGCGATCTTGGAAATGTTATCCGTGCCAGAAAGCCTGTGCGGTTGCCAGTCGTGCTGACTCGCGATGAGGTGAAAGTTCTTCTTGCAGAGCTTGCTGGTGACAAATGGTTAATGGCATCGCTCATGTATGGTGCCGGGTTGAGGTTGATGGAGTGTCTTCGATTACGTGTACAGGATATTGATTTCACCCGTAATGAAATTCTGGTTCGTGATGGCAAGGGGGCAAAAGACCGGATCACGATGTTGCCCGAATCTTTGAAAAAGCCTCTCGCCGACCATCTGAAACAGGTCAAAAGCATTCATGATAAAGACCTTGCTGAAGGTTGGGGACGTGTACTTCTGCCAGGAGCATTGGATCGCAAGTATCCCAACGCTCCTGCCGAATGGCGATGGCAGTGGGTTTTTCCTCAGGAGCACCGATGGAAAAATGCGAAAACAGGCAAAGAAGGGCGACACCATACTCACGAAACAATTATTCAGCGTGCAGTAAAGAAGCTGTAGGCAGGGCGGGTATTGTTAAACATGCTACATGTCATACGTTCAGGCATTCATTTGCGACGCATTTACTTGAGGCCGGGTATGATATTCGAACGATTCAGGAATTGATGGGTCATAAAGATGTAAGTACCACAATGATTTATACGCATGTTTTAAACAAGGGCGGTCACGGAGTAAAAAGCCCTGTTGACCTGTTTGTTGCCGGTTTAGACTGATCTGTATAAAACGGCAGATATAAATCACTGGTATTTTTATTAAGTTGTTTATAATTTGCAAATTAGCAGGCCTGATGATGTGGGGTTAAAATTGTCTTATACAGAAAGCCGCTTTCTGCTTTTCCAGAAATAGGCAGATCAGTCTAAACATTGTTAGGGCTTTCGGGGAATTTGCCATGCCAGTTTATTTCATCGCCGAGAATGAAAACGACGATCACAGTTCATTGCGCGTCAAAATTGGCCGCAGCAGAAATATAGAGGTTCGGTTGCGCACGTTGCAAACAGGTAGTCCATATGACCTTAAACTAATGGGTTGGATTGAGAGCGACGACGACAGACAGCTAGAGCAAGCGCTTCATGACCGATACTCCGAACAATGCATTCGCCTTGAATGGTTCTACCTTCAGCCAGAAGTTGTGCTTAACGAGTTGAAGTCACACGGCATCTCCTCGTATATCGCTACAAAAGAAAATACGTTCGAGATCATGTCCCGCGAAAAAGATGGGGTGCCCGAATACTACGGCCCATGGAAGTGGGGGGACGTTGACGATTCAGAGTTTTGTCCAAAATGCGGATGCAGTTGCGGACTCCAATACAACGAAAACTATGGAACTGATCGCTGTTTGAAATGTGGGATCATTTACGAATATGAAGAAGAGCCTGGCGAAGAGCCCTAACCCGTCAGTCGAGAGGGACCCTACGCAAGCGGCGTTGCCGCTCGCTCCGCGCCCCTCACTTTTACGTTGGGCGGCGAGGTGCCGAGATGTCTAACGTAGGGCGTATTCAACCCTTGGAATACAGCACGTCGGTTGCGCTGTTTGAGAACGGTTCGAATCAGTTGGGTGTTCCACGGTATGTTCACGATCTCATCCACGCGTCGGTTTGCCCGTATTGTGGAGAGGCGGTCGAACTCGAAGATCGCTCGTACACGGAGCTGTGGGGCGACGAGACGTGCCACGAACGCTACCGTTGCAATGGATGCGGGTGGTGGCGGTCTCACGAAATCCCCAACAAGTACTTTCGGGGAAGTGCGCGCATGGGTGTTCTACACATTGCGGACTTGCGAGAACGCCATCTCCTGGCGAATGCGATTGACCAGATACTTGAGAGTGCCGACCGACTACGCGCCTACGATCCGACGAAATTCGAGAAGCTCGTGGGCGACGTAATGAAGGAGTTTCTTGGCTGTCAGGTCGACCATGTAGGAAAGAGTAACGACGGAGGAATTGATCTGATTCTTATGCACTCGGACCGCGGCCCGATTCCGGTGCAAGTCAAGCGGAGACAGGCGGATGGCAAGGTTGAGTCGGTCGCCCTCGTGCGCGAGTTCCGAGGGGCTATGGTCCTTGCGGGATTCGACGAGGGGCTAATCGTCAGCACAGCGGATCACTATTCAAGACAGGCGATGGCAGCTTCTGTAGCCAGACCGGAGCATCTTCTGCCCCAGAAAATCGATCTCGTGGATTGTCGGCGTTTCCTAGATATTCTGCGCGTGCTGAAGGTATCAAGCACATGACATGTTTCCTCTCGTTTGTACATGCTTGTTCACATGCGCGGTCCCCGTGATGTAGTAGCTTGCGGTCACCGCCCAACAAGCGGCTCGAGAACGACCGCCCAAAGCGCTACGCGCTCCGGCGGCGTCCCAGCCTAGCCGTTATGTGTCTTCACAGCATCGGCAGTTAAAAAATAATATCGAACTATAAGGAAGTAATATGGCCAGCGTTATCGCTGAATATCAAAGGTTTTTGGAGGTGCTATCTGTAAGACCTGTAGATGACGATATTCGTCGAATGGCAAATCTAATATATTCAAATCTGCCACACTTAGCACAGGTGGGCGCTGCTCGCAGAGCTCGGTCGTCACGATTAGCCCCGATTGCAATAAAACAACTTGCAGAAACCTCCCCTGAGTTACCAGAATTTAACAATATTAATGCAGATGGCCATAACATTGGTCGTCTGCATCAATTGATCGTGGGGCCATTTAGAGGTTTTACGAATCAGGAGATATTTGACTTAAGTAAACCAATTACACTTGTCTATGGTGCCAATGGCACAGGGAAAAGTAGTTTTTGTGAGGCTCTAGAAACGGCGCTATTAGGTTCTATAAGTGAGGCCCAAGTAAAACGGATTGACCATAACACTTACTGTAGAAATGCAAGGGTAGGGCGATATATCCAACCTGTTATATCAATAGTAAATGAAAATAATCCTCCGCTAAACCTTGAGCCAAATGAAGAAAAGTATAGGTTTTGTTTTATAGAAAAAAACAGACTTGATGATTTTGCTCGAATTGCTTCAAGAACTCCAAGTGATCAAAGACAATTAATTGCTACGCTTTTTGGTATAGACCAATTTTCAGACTTTGTAAGAGGATTTAACCCTTCTCTTGACGAGAACCTAAATCTTACTGGTCAAAGAGCACAAGAGCTTGCAGTAAGACGACATGCATTGGCGAGCGCAGAAAAAGTTATTCAGGAATTCCCGCAGCGTCTTTCACAAATTAATATAAATGAAGGCCAAATTGCAGAAAGAATTCAGCCAGGAAGTAACTATGAAGCTGTTAAACTGTGGTTGGTTGGAAGTCAGGATCAGCAAGGTCGATTACCATATGTACAATCTCTGCTTGATGCTCCGTCACCAACTGTTTACGGCCTAACTTCAGAACAGCTTACGTTAGCGTTTAATCAAGCATTCGCTATAAATAGTACATTGCAGGGTATTAACACTGAATTGGCTCGTCGTGCAGGCGAAGTGTCATATAAACAACTATATGAATCAGTGCTCCAGTTATCTGCTTCAAGTCCGCATCACTGCCCGGCATGTGGCACTATTCTCCAGTCCGTAGTTAAAAATCCATATGAGGCCGCAGTCACTGGTCTTGAACAACTTAGTGAATTGGCTGGTTTGCAAGAAAAAGCAAAAGAACATAGTGATGCATTGAGTGAGTCGTTGCGAAACTTACATCAATTGATGCTCAATACAATTAATGCGGCAGCTCAAGTTTGCCCTCAAATGCTAAGAGAGAATGCGCTTCCAGTTTTACCGCCAACATCAACTGGCCAATGGCTTCAGGCATGGGTTAATGACAATAATAAATGTTGGAATGCATTGCTAAATCTATGTTCTGATATAGAAAGATCAGATGCTGGAGCTCGCGAAGCGCTAGCTCAGCGCCACCAGCTAGCTGAAGAGAGAACTAGACTTGATGAATATCGAATCGAGATAGAGGGGGCAAAATTAATACGACAAATTGCAGAAAGTGAACTTGCAGAAGCAAGAACAACTGTTGCCAATTTTGACGAGGCTAATAGAGAGCTAATTGAATTAGTAGCTTCTGAGGCGCAAGTAGTCGAATTTCATAACAGAGTTAAAA
Coding sequences:
- a CDS encoding DUF5655 domain-containing protein codes for the protein MPLFEMSGKTLSPVEQANFALEKELQTLIERNLATVFNCRFVASEFSTGALHAGRIDSLALSEDNNPVIIEYKKVESSELINQSLFYLHWIQDHKGDFEIAVQRKLGNGVEVDWSDVRVICIAPNYKKYDVHAVQVMGANIELWKYRLFKNESIYLEEVFQATKVTASPSSVYGGKNPVMVEAGKKAAQVRAIATYEFDEHLEGKPAHIQSLMHSIREFIVGIDPAIEEVPKKFYVAYKISQNIVCMEPQSRNIKLFVKLSATNVESPPKFYRDVTEIGHYGTGDTEFTLSSEQDFELIKPYIEAAYNKVGG
- a CDS encoding GFA family protein, encoding MSIKSGSCLCGEVTFEIEGDFDNFYLCHCSRCRKDTGSAHGANLFSSTAKLKWLSGVDKVTNFTLPSTQHKKSFCSICGSALPNIQMGGELLVVPAGSLDCDIHITPTAHIFISSKANWDKDLHKFPMIETLPS
- a CDS encoding GIY-YIG nuclease family protein; the encoded protein is MPVYFIAENENDDHSSLRVKIGRSRNIEVRLRTLQTGSPYDLKLMGWIESDDDRQLEQALHDRYSEQCIRLEWFYLQPEVVLNELKSHGISSYIATKENTFEIMSREKDGVPEYYGPWKWGDVDDSEFCPKCGCSCGLQYNENYGTDRCLKCGIIYEYEEEPGEEP
- a CDS encoding restriction endonuclease — encoded protein: MGVLHIADLRERHLLANAIDQILESADRLRAYDPTKFEKLVGDVMKEFLGCQVDHVGKSNDGGIDLILMHSDRGPIPVQVKRRQADGKVESVALVREFRGAMVLAGFDEGLIVSTADHYSRQAMAASVARPEHLLPQKIDLVDCRRFLDILRVLKVSST
- a CDS encoding AAA family ATPase: MASVIAEYQRFLEVLSVRPVDDDIRRMANLIYSNLPHLAQVGAARRARSSRLAPIAIKQLAETSPELPEFNNINADGHNIGRLHQLIVGPFRGFTNQEIFDLSKPITLVYGANGTGKSSFCEALETALLGSISEAQVKRIDHNTYCRNARVGRYIQPVISIVNENNPPLNLEPNEEKYRFCFIEKNRLDDFARIASRTPSDQRQLIATLFGIDQFSDFVRGFNPSLDENLNLTGQRAQELAVRRHALASAEKVIQEFPQRLSQININEGQIAERIQPGSNYEAVKLWLVGSQDQQGRLPYVQSLLDAPSPTVYGLTSEQLTLAFNQAFAINSTLQGINTELARRAGEVSYKQLYESVLQLSASSPHHCPACGTILQSVVKNPYEAAVTGLEQLSELAGLQEKAKEHSDALSESLRNLHQLMLNTINAAAQVCPQMLRENALPVLPPTSTGQWLQAWVNDNNKCWNALLNLCSDIERSDAGAREALAQRHQLAEERTRLDEYRIEIEGAKLIRQIAESELAEARTTVANFDEANRELIELVASEAQVVEFHNRVKRSYDGFLQEIQSYLSNLPSQLLQGLGQRARDLYNSFNRDDLPVDLLQSLWLPVVENGKIELEFQGQLGVRYDALTLLSEGHIKCLGLAILLAKNIEESCSFVIFDDVVNAIDDDHRNGIWRTFFEDGLLDGKQVILTSHAEEFLHRIQQELGAARAGDIALYKFLPHQGEHHLRVDTNPPSKNYVLKAQQAFANDDKRETLYYSRAAIESLTDRLWTWMGKRGDGRIELKLSGPRSPWELNNKCNKIRSALRRNQNQSNAIISSLIALDALLGVAGSSIEWGYLNSGTHDSQRDGEFDRSAVETIVQAVGTLDQALTDLQNGR